A single region of the Geobacillus subterraneus genome encodes:
- the bioB gene encoding biotin synthase BioB, protein MADWLSLAEQVIEGYELADEEALAMLDCPDEELLLLLQGAYRIRSTYYGNKVKLNMIINAKSGLCPENCGYCSQSAVSTAPVKTYKMIDKETLLRGAEEAHRLRIGTYCIVASGRGPSDKEVDAVVSAVKEIKERFGLKVCACLGMLKPEQAARLKEAGVDRYNHNINTSKQHHPHITTSHTYDDRVRTVETVKEAGLSPCSGVIIGMKETRQDVVDMARSLRALDADSIPVNFLHAIDGTPLAGTNELNPRYCLKVLALFRYMNPTKEIRIAGGREVNLRSLQPLGLYAANSIFVGDYLTTAGQEKSADYKMLEDLGFEIEFAPAPQAGAV, encoded by the coding sequence ATGGCTGATTGGCTGTCATTAGCCGAACAAGTGATTGAAGGGTACGAGCTGGCTGATGAAGAGGCGCTGGCGATGCTCGACTGTCCGGACGAGGAGCTGCTCCTTCTTTTGCAAGGGGCGTACCGAATCCGCTCGACTTATTATGGAAATAAGGTGAAATTGAACATGATCATCAACGCCAAATCCGGCCTTTGTCCGGAAAACTGCGGCTACTGTTCGCAGTCCGCCGTGTCGACGGCACCGGTGAAGACGTATAAAATGATCGATAAAGAAACGTTGCTACGTGGGGCGGAAGAGGCGCACCGTTTGCGCATCGGAACGTATTGCATCGTCGCGAGCGGCCGCGGACCGAGCGATAAGGAAGTAGACGCGGTCGTTTCCGCCGTCAAAGAAATTAAGGAACGGTTCGGGCTGAAAGTGTGCGCCTGCCTTGGGATGTTAAAGCCGGAACAAGCCGCGCGGCTGAAAGAGGCGGGGGTGGACCGCTACAACCATAATATTAACACGTCGAAACAACACCATCCGCATATTACGACGTCTCATACATATGATGACCGGGTGCGGACGGTCGAAACGGTGAAGGAAGCGGGGCTTTCGCCGTGCTCGGGCGTCATTATCGGCATGAAAGAAACGAGGCAAGATGTTGTCGATATGGCGCGCAGCCTGCGGGCGCTCGATGCCGATTCGATTCCGGTCAATTTTTTGCATGCGATCGACGGGACGCCGCTCGCCGGAACGAATGAATTGAATCCGCGTTATTGCTTAAAAGTGTTGGCGCTGTTCCGTTATATGAACCCGACAAAAGAAATTCGCATCGCCGGCGGACGGGAAGTGAATTTGCGCTCGCTTCAGCCCCTCGGTCTGTATGCCGCCAACTCCATTTTCGTCGGCGATTATTTAACAACCGCCGGGCAGGAAAAGTCGGCCGATTACAAGATGCTTGAAGACCTTGGGTTTGAGATCGAGTTTGCTCCGGCGCCGCAAGCCGGCGCTGTATAA
- a CDS encoding YozD family protein: MKEIEVIIDTEEIAEFFYQELIRRGFVPTQEELEELADITFDYLLEKCIIDEEIDVDDE; the protein is encoded by the coding sequence GTGAAGGAAATTGAAGTGATTATTGACACGGAGGAAATCGCCGAGTTTTTTTACCAAGAACTCATTCGCCGCGGCTTTGTGCCGACGCAGGAGGAGCTTGAGGAGCTCGCCGATATTACGTTTGACTATTTGCTAGAAAAATGCATTATCGATGAAGAAATTGATGTCGACGACGAGTAA
- a CDS encoding DUF502 domain-containing protein: MRFFVKNFVNGMLTIVPILLAVYVCYKVFAVLDGLLGQYVRPYLDGRYIPGLGLLATVALITVCGWLSTQYVSGRLIRLVERLLESIPLMKTVYSVAKDTIASFVGEKRSFSQVVLVTVPESGWKCLGFITMDDVGAWHDPLADYVAVYIPQTFQVAGLTLLVPKEQVEVIDISPEEAMKFILSGGVAARKQKRLPQ, encoded by the coding sequence ATGCGCTTTTTTGTGAAAAATTTTGTAAACGGCATGCTGACGATCGTGCCGATTTTGTTAGCGGTGTATGTGTGCTACAAAGTGTTCGCTGTATTGGACGGGCTGCTTGGCCAGTACGTCCGCCCGTATTTGGACGGCCGCTACATCCCCGGCCTTGGCTTGCTCGCCACGGTTGCGCTCATCACGGTGTGCGGCTGGCTGTCGACGCAATATGTAAGCGGCCGCCTCATTCGGCTTGTCGAGCGGTTGCTTGAAAGCATTCCTTTGATGAAGACCGTTTATTCGGTCGCGAAAGATACGATCGCTTCCTTCGTCGGGGAAAAACGGTCATTTTCGCAAGTCGTGCTCGTTACGGTGCCCGAGAGCGGCTGGAAATGCCTCGGCTTTATTACAATGGACGATGTCGGCGCGTGGCACGATCCGCTTGCTGATTATGTTGCTGTTTATATTCCACAGACATTTCAAGTCGCCGGGCTTACCCTTCTCGTCCCGAAAGAGCAGGTCGAAGTCATCGACATCTCGCCGGAAGAAGCAATGAAGTTTATCCTCTCCGGCGGCGTCGCGGCCCGCAAGCAAAAACGGCTGCCCCAATGA
- a CDS encoding YozE family protein has protein sequence MARSFYRYLLRFRHGREEDPVVRFANGAYDDHSFPKGSADYEELSVYLELHGDYLESMVIFDELWEQFLHEA, from the coding sequence ATGGCAAGATCGTTTTACCGCTATTTATTGCGCTTCCGCCACGGGCGTGAAGAAGACCCGGTCGTGCGGTTTGCGAACGGGGCGTATGACGACCACAGCTTTCCGAAAGGATCAGCGGATTATGAAGAATTAAGCGTCTATTTGGAGTTACACGGCGACTATTTGGAAAGCATGGTCATTTTTGATGAACTGTGGGAGCAGTTTTTGCATGAAGCGTAA
- a CDS encoding magnesium transporter CorA family protein — translation MMKMYLSDASGKMREIDRIENGCWINLVAPTEDEIRYIAHHLDIPIDSIKDALDDEERSRIEKEDNHVLIIVDIPIVAHDEIDGPIYETIPIGMIITNICFITVCLQENPIFEEFSKNKIKNFYTFMKTRFALQMLYMISTYYLRYLKQINRRTSEIEKELHQSMKNKELFSLLSMEKSLVYFMTSLKANNIVMERLMRLNYLRMYEDDQDLLQDVIIENKQAIEMAEVYSSILSGMMDAFASVISNNLNIVMKFLTAITIVISLPTMVASFYGMNVPIPFQHSPYAFAVAMVLAGSLSAATAYIFWKKRYF, via the coding sequence ATGATGAAAATGTATTTGTCCGATGCCAGCGGCAAAATGCGGGAAATCGACCGGATTGAAAACGGCTGCTGGATCAACCTCGTCGCCCCGACGGAGGACGAAATTCGTTACATCGCCCACCATTTGGACATTCCGATCGACTCGATCAAAGACGCACTTGACGACGAAGAGCGGTCGCGCATCGAAAAAGAGGATAACCATGTGTTGATTATCGTCGACATCCCGATCGTCGCCCATGACGAGATCGACGGCCCGATATACGAAACGATTCCGATTGGCATGATTATTACGAATATATGCTTTATCACCGTCTGTTTACAAGAAAATCCGATTTTTGAGGAATTTTCAAAAAACAAGATCAAAAACTTTTACACGTTTATGAAAACGCGGTTCGCCTTGCAAATGCTCTACATGATTTCGACGTATTATTTGCGCTATTTGAAGCAAATCAACCGGCGGACGAGCGAAATCGAAAAAGAGCTGCACCAGTCGATGAAAAACAAGGAGCTGTTTTCGCTTCTTAGCATGGAAAAAAGCTTAGTGTATTTTATGACGTCGCTGAAAGCGAACAATATCGTCATGGAACGGCTCATGCGCCTCAACTATTTGCGCATGTACGAAGATGACCAAGATTTGCTGCAAGACGTCATTATTGAAAACAAGCAGGCGATCGAAATGGCGGAAGTGTACAGCAGCATTTTAAGCGGCATGATGGATGCGTTCGCTTCGGTCATCTCGAACAACTTAAACATCGTGATGAAGTTTTTGACTGCCATTACGATCGTCATTTCGTTGCCAACGATGGTGGCGAGTTTTTACGGCATGAACGTGCCGATTCCGTTCCAGCACTCCCCGTACGCCTTTGCCGTCGCCATGGTGCTCGCCGGTTCGCTGTCGGCGGCGACCGCGTACATTTTTTGGAAAAAACGATATTTTTGA
- a CDS encoding NAD(P)/FAD-dependent oxidoreductase, whose amino-acid sequence MTNHYDVIVVGAGPAGIFTCYELTLKLPGANVLLIDKGHDIYKRNCPILQKKIEKCPPPAGKKDYAGCVPACSITNGFGGAGAYSDGKFNITSEFGGWMTDYLPASTVLELIRYVDEINLKHGATTSMTDPMTDKVKEIERRAYAAGLKLLRAYVRHLGTEQNLAILQSIFEYLRERITMRFQTEVDDIVTERTEGGHEVKGVVLKDGETLTAEKVVIAPGRDGSVWLNKVLRKRRLRMINNQVDIGVRVETSNIVMQEINEHLYEGKFIFNTSVGTQVRTFCSNPSGHVVVENHSGIMLANGHAYKDPKLGSDNTNFALLVSHKFSDPFDKPNEYARDISRLANALSNGGIIVQKYGDILKGRRSTEKRIKEGFIEPTLKEAVPGDLGLVLPYNTMKSLIEMTEALNHVTPGLASEHTLFYGVEAKFYSARPKLNDRFETEIAGLYVGGDGAGITRGLAQASACGVWIARDIVEKLTR is encoded by the coding sequence ATGACCAATCATTACGATGTGATTGTGGTCGGCGCCGGGCCGGCCGGTATTTTCACCTGTTATGAACTGACGCTCAAACTGCCCGGGGCGAACGTGCTCCTGATTGACAAAGGGCATGATATATATAAGCGCAACTGTCCGATTTTGCAGAAAAAAATTGAGAAATGCCCGCCGCCGGCCGGCAAAAAAGATTATGCCGGCTGTGTGCCCGCCTGTTCGATTACGAACGGCTTCGGCGGGGCTGGAGCGTATTCGGACGGCAAGTTCAACATCACGAGCGAATTCGGCGGCTGGATGACCGATTATTTGCCGGCTTCAACCGTGCTTGAACTCATCCGTTATGTGGATGAAATCAACTTAAAACACGGGGCGACGACGTCGATGACCGATCCGATGACAGACAAAGTGAAAGAGATCGAGCGGCGCGCTTATGCCGCCGGGCTGAAGCTGCTGCGCGCTTATGTCCGCCATTTAGGAACAGAGCAAAACTTAGCAATTTTACAAAGCATTTTTGAATATTTGCGCGAGCGAATTACGATGCGCTTTCAAACAGAAGTGGATGACATCGTGACGGAACGGACGGAAGGCGGCCATGAAGTGAAAGGGGTCGTGCTGAAAGACGGTGAAACGTTGACGGCAGAAAAAGTCGTCATCGCCCCGGGGCGCGACGGCTCGGTCTGGCTGAACAAAGTGTTGCGCAAGCGCCGTCTGCGGATGATTAACAACCAAGTCGATATCGGGGTGCGCGTCGAAACGTCGAACATTGTGATGCAGGAAATTAACGAGCATTTATATGAGGGAAAATTTATTTTCAACACGTCAGTCGGGACGCAAGTGCGGACGTTTTGCAGCAATCCGTCCGGGCATGTGGTCGTCGAAAACCATTCCGGCATTATGCTTGCCAACGGCCATGCGTACAAAGATCCGAAGCTCGGCAGCGACAACACGAATTTTGCGCTTCTTGTCTCGCACAAATTTTCCGATCCGTTTGATAAGCCGAACGAATACGCCCGTGACATTTCCCGGCTGGCGAACGCCTTGTCTAACGGCGGCATCATCGTGCAAAAATACGGCGACATTTTAAAAGGGCGGCGATCGACGGAGAAACGGATCAAGGAAGGGTTTATTGAACCGACGTTAAAAGAAGCGGTGCCGGGCGATTTAGGCCTTGTCCTGCCGTACAACACGATGAAAAGTTTGATCGAAATGACAGAAGCGCTCAATCATGTCACTCCGGGGCTCGCGTCTGAGCATACGCTGTTTTACGGCGTTGAGGCGAAGTTTTATTCAGCGCGGCCAAAACTGAACGATCGGTTTGAAACGGAAATCGCCGGGCTGTATGTCGGCGGCGACGGCGCCGGCATTACGCGCGGCCTCGCTCAGGCAAGCGCTTGCGGCGTTTGGATCGCCCGCGACATCGTTGAAAAATTGACGCGTTAA